From Zingiber officinale cultivar Zhangliang chromosome 5B, Zo_v1.1, whole genome shotgun sequence, the proteins below share one genomic window:
- the LOC121984378 gene encoding uncharacterized protein LOC121984378 isoform X3 has translation MDNQITEGDRTMKELAAPDVAYKYSCITYPDLAGDFELRSGLIHLLPKFQGLSGEDPNRHLHEFHVVCSTMKPQGISEEDIKLRAFPFSLTGAAKDWLYCLPAGYITSWIDMKKAFLEKFFPASRTATIRKSICGIQQVVGETLYDYWERFKKLCSSCPQHQISDQLLVQYFYEGLLPMDRSMIDAAAGGALVNKTPNQARELISNMAENSQQFGSRALGTRVVNETHLVSNEQQEIRNNLQELTSLVKQMALQNSSQVSNFPLPMMKLCGICSSQDHYSDHCPNLHQDESVAAISRPQFQQHKYDPNSSTYNPGWRDHPNLRYGNTFYQQPTQNQIGQPSFQHQQNQHYFQNHPAVHSQQNQHFQQPQFQQNFNQNQQFQPFQNFQHSNVAFQPQLQNAQNQQNHYQQIQQPVQNFQQPSSSNQHQFQLALPSSTSPRSMQPQQNSSSSKIEDLMQQVLQQQQQMMQQQQHQQRTDTTLQNIERQIGQLASNINQMQNQGSGQLPSQPTPNPKGNVSALTLRSGKTISEPNQKLSAGTQQCFSRPFADSNLQNSQIYPANSESTESEQNDISGTDQLHSTQPATSESTQFSGADFSLDFTPTAASNSAPNSAQNLENSAQNLDRTSNQQEAEHSTPLPFPQRSVQPRKEMEEEKAREYQELVKLFSKVEVNVPLLTMIKQIPKYAKFLKDLCVHKKKLKGNELISMGKNVSALLQPVPQKCEDPGVFTVPCVIGDCIFEDAMLDLGASINVMPKSVFQSLRIGPLQPTGVVIQLANRSQAHPAGVIEDVLVKVRELIFPADFYILDMEGDVLANRAPLILGRPFLKTARTKIDVHAGTLSMEIGDTVVRFSIFEAMKHPTEDHSILSVDISEELDGMEFLSDVDSDLEISNFGTVNEFVALLEDVLDEESDVNSSECVGDCLGEALPLGSLREEEVCVGDCSAALPLGSPIMEQTQEELKPLPQHLKYAYLGENQQLPVIIAQNLEPDQEERLLEILRQHKKAIGWTLADIPGISPSICMHKIHLEEDVRPVRQPQRRLNPLILDVVKKEVTRLLQAGIIYPISDSKWVSPIHVVPKKSGVTVVANEENELVPTRVKNSWRVCVDYRKLNQASRKDHYPLPFIDQMLERLAGKSHYCFLDGYTGYFQICIDPEDQEKTTFTCPFGTFAYRRMPFGLCNAPGTFQRCMVSIFGDLLEHCMEVFMDDFSVYGSSFDACLENLSRVLSRCIDTDLVLNFEKCHFMVEHGIVLGHIVSRKGIEVDPAKVSAISSLSYPACVREVRAFLGHAGFYRRFIRDFSKIALPLSQLLQKDVLFDFDQRCREAFDRLKEALTSAPIIRPPDWSLPFELMCDASDYAVGAVLAQRVDGAPHVICYASKTLDSAQANYTTTEKELLSIVFALDKFRSYLLCSHVIIFSDHAALKYLLKKPDAKPRLIRWMLLLQEFDVEIRDRSGKENLVADHLSRIEGDLDRTAIDDDFRDEQLLQLQGESPWVHKDS, from the coding sequence ATGGATAATCAGATAACAGAAGGGGATCGAACTATGAAAGAGCTTGCAGCACCAGATGTGGCTTATAAGTACTCATGCATCACTTATCCAGATTTGGCAGGAGATTTTGAACTCAGATCAGGACTTATTCATCTGCTTCCCAAATTTCAAGGATTATCAGGAGAGGATCCCAACCGCCATCTACATGAGTTCCATGTGGTTTGTTCTACCATGAAACCACAGGGGATTTCAGAAGAAGACATTAAGTTGAGGGCCTTTCCATTCTCTTTGACAGGAGCAGCAAAGGACTGGTTATATTGCCTTCCAGCTGGATACATTACTagttggattgatatgaagaaaGCATTTTTGGAGAAATTTTTCCCAGCTTCTAGGACTGCAACTATCAGGAAGAGCATTTGTGGTATTCAACAAGTAGTGGGAGAAACTCTTTATGATTATTGGGAGAGATTCAAGAAGCTGTGTTCGAGTTGTCCACAACATCAGATTAGTGATCAGCTTCTTGTTCAATATTTCTATGAGGGCCTACTTCCTATGGATAGGAGCATGATAGATGCAGCAGCTGGAGGAGCCTTGGTGAATAAGACTCCAAATCAAGCAAGAGAGCTAATTTCAAATATGGCAGAAAATTCACAGCAATTTGGGAGTAGAGCTCTTGGGACTAGAGTGGTTAATGAAACTCATTTGGTTTCGAATGAGCAACAAGAAATCAGAAACAATTTGCAAGAATTGACCTCTCTAGTGAAGCAAATGGCGTTGCAAAATTCAAGTCAGGTTTCAAATTTTCCTTTACCAATGATGAAGTTGTGTGGAATTTGTTCAAGCCAAGATCATTATTCGGATCATTGTCCTAATCTACATCAAGATGAATCCGTTGCAGCCATTTCAAGACCTCAATTTCAGCAACATAAATATGATCCCAATTCTTCAACATATAATCCGGGATGGAGGGATCATCCTAATTTGAGGTATGGGAACACATTTTATCAGCAGCCAACACAAAATCAGATTGGTCAGCCATCATTTCAACATCAGCAGAATCAACATTATTTCCAGAACCATCCAGCAGTTCATTCTCAGCAAAATCAGCACTTCCAGCAACCACAATTTCAGCAAAACTTCAACCAAAATCAGCAATTTCAACCATTTCAGAATTTTCAGCATTCGAATGTTGCATTTCAACCACAACTTCAGAATGCACAGAACCAGCAAAACCATTATCAGCAAATTCAGCAACCTGTGCAGAATTTCCAGCAGCCAAGCAGTTCGAATCAGCATCAATTTCAGCTTGCACTTCCATCTTCTACAAGTCCTAGATCAATGCAACCTCAGCAGAATTCTAGTAGCTCAAAAATTGAGGATTTGATGCAGCAAGtgcttcaacaacaacaacaaatgatgcAACAGCAGCAACACCAGCAAAGAACTGATACAACGCTGCAAAACATTGAAAGACAAATTGGGCAACTTGCTAGCAACATCAATCAAATGCAGAACCAAGGATCTGGGCAGTTACCTTCACAACCGACTCCAAATCCTAAGGGAAATGTGAGTGCATTAACTCTTCGAAGTGGTAAAACAATTTCAGAGCCAAATCAGAAGTTATCAGCTGGAACACAGCAGTGTTTTTCCAGACCATTTGCAGATTCAAACCTACAGAATTCTCAGATTTATCCAGCAAATTCAGAGTCAACAGAATCTGAACAGAATGACATTTCTGGTACTGATCAGCTACATTCTACACAACCTGCAACTTCAGAATCTACTCAATTTAGTGGAGCAGATTTTAGTTTGGATTTTACCCCAACAGCAGCTTCAAATTCAGCTCCAAATTCAGCACAGAATCTGGAAAATTCTGCACAGAATCTGGACAGAACTTCTAACCAGCAAGAAGCCGAGCATTCTACTCCATTACCTTTCCCTCAAAGAAGTGTACAACCAAGAAAAGAAATGGAGGAAGAAAAGGCTAGGGAATATCAAGAATTGGTGAAATTGTTCAGCAAAGTTGAAGTGAATGTGCCTTTGCTTACCATGATTAAGCAAATTCCAAAATATGCCAAATTCCTCAAGGATCTTTGTGTgcacaaaaagaaattaaaggGGAATGAATTGATCAGTATGGGAAAGAATGTTTCAGCATTACTTCAGCCAGTTCCTCAGAAGTGTGAAGATCCAGGAGTTTTCACCGTGCCTTGTGTTATAGGAGATTGTATTTTTGAGGATGCAATGTTAGATCTTGGAGCTTCTATTAATGTGATGCCTAAATCAGTTTTTCAGTCATTAAGAATTGGACCTTTGCAGCCTACAGGTGTAGTGATTCAGTTGGCCAACCGTAGTCAAGCACACCCAGCAGGAGTGATTGAGGATGTATTGGTAAAAGTGAGGGAGTTAATTTTTCCTGCAGATTTTTACATCTTAGATATGGAGGGAGATGTGCTTGCGAACAGGGCCCCGCTTATTCTTGGACGTCCATTCTTGAAGACTGCTAGAACGAAGATTGATGTGCATGCTGGAACTCTTTCTATGGAGATAGGAGACACAGTGGTTAGATTCAGCATTTTTGAGGCTATGAAGCATCCTACAGAggatcattctatacttagcgtGGATATCTCAGAGGAGCTGGATGGCATGGAGTTCTTGTCAGATGTTGATTCAGACTTAGAGATTTCTAATTTTGGTACAGTGAATGAATTTGTTGCATTATTGGAAGATGTTTTAGATGAGGAATCTGATGTCAATTCAAGTGaatgcgtaggggattgcttGGGAGAAGCATTACCCCTAGGATCGCTCAGAGAGGAAGAGGTATGTGTAGGGGATTGCTCAGCAGCATTACCCCTAGGATCACCTATTATGGAGCAGACACAAGAGGAGTTGAAACCATTGCCCCAACATCTGAAATATGCATATTTGGGAGAAAATCAGCAGCTACCTGTCATCATAGCTCAGAATTTGgaaccggatcaggaggaacgatTGTTAGAGATTCTGAGACAGCATAAAAAGGCCATTGGATGGACTTTGGCAGATATTCCTGGGATCAGTCCTTCCATTTGTATGCATAAGATTCACTTAGAGGAGGATGTGAGGCCAGTGAGACAGCCACAGAGACGACTAAACCCATTGATTTTGGATGTTGTAAAGAAGGAGGTGACTAGACTCTTACAGGCAGGCATTATTTATCCGATTTCTGACAGCAAATGGGTTAGTCCCATTCACGTGGTTCCGAAGAAGTCAGGGGTGACAGTGGTAGCTAATGAAGAGAACGAACTGGTGCCCACGAGAGTGAAGAATTCTTGGAGAGTATGCGTGGACTATAGGAAGCTGAACCAAGCAAGCCGAAAGGATCATTATCCACttccttttattgatcagatgttggagagGCTGGCAGGTAAATCCCATTATTGTTTTCTTGACGGTTATACTGGTTATTTTCAGATTTGCATCGACCCagaggaccaggagaagactaccttCACCTGCCCTTTTGGGACATTCGCATATCGTAGGATGCCATTTGGATTGTGCAACGCTCCAGGTACTTTTCAGCGATGCATGGTGAGTATTTTTGGCgatttattagagcattgcatggaagtattcatggatgatttttctgtTTATGGCTCGTCTTTTGATGCATGTTTGGAAAACTTGTCTCGAGTTTTGAGTAGATGTATCGACACGGatttggttttgaattttgaaaagtgtcaCTTTATGGTAGAGCATGGCATTGTTTTAGGTCATATAGTCTCTAGGAAAGGCATTGAAGTAGATCCTGCTAAAGTTAGcgctatatcttctttatcttaccccgcATGCGTGCGGGAAGTGCGAGCTTTTCTTGGTCATGCAGGATTCTACAGGAGATTTATTAGAGACTTCAGTAAGATTGCTCTACCATTATCTCAGCTACTTCAGAAGGATGTTTTGTTTGATTTCGATCAGAGGTGCAGAGAAGCTTTTGACAGATTGAAGGAGGCTCTTACCTCAGCACCTATTATCAGACCCCCAGACTGGTCTTTACCTTTCGAGTTGATGTGTGATGCTTCAGATTATGCAGTGGGAGCTGTACTAGCACAGAGAGTGGATGGAGCACCACATGTTATTTGCTATGCTTCCAAGACTTTGGACTCAGCTCAAGCAAACTACACAACAacagaaaaagagcttctttctATTGTTTTTGCTTTAGATAAGTTCAGATCATATCTTCTttgttctcatgtgattattttttctgatcatgcagcttTGAAGTATCTCCTCAAGAAGCCTGATGCAAAGCCTAGATTAATCAGATGGATGCTTCTGCTTCAAGAATTCGACGTAGAGATACGTGATAGGAGCgggaaggagaacttggttgcAGATCACTTGAGCAGGATTGAGGGAGACTTGGATCGCAcggccattgatgatgatttcagaGATGAGCAGCTTCTACAGCTGCAGGGTGAGTCTCCATG